A section of the Hevea brasiliensis isolate MT/VB/25A 57/8 chromosome 17, ASM3005281v1, whole genome shotgun sequence genome encodes:
- the LOC131175425 gene encoding uncharacterized protein LOC131175425 produces the protein MDKEQSEDNFLEDDMDDACYDMSIADTNDSLEFENMLKHIMDTWQRQRVEAIVQLLRYVVNLLWLLDIQAMVIAKPLSSLKVERDALQNKLMSELTTNEVICCDIVRMGPVAFAEFCGKIRATGLLKDFRHSTVEEQLAKFLHILGQNFKNSVLGFYFHRSGETISRHFHNVLRAVVALEAEFLSLPNETEVPPQILNNNRFYLYFKDCVGPLDGTHIQVKVPKKHAPRFRGRKEWPIQNVLVACSLDMKFTYVLPGWEGIASDSRILKNGLVREDKLVIPQGMCN, from the exons ATGGATAAGGAACAAAGTGAAGATAATTTCTTAGAAGATGACATGGATGATGCATGTTATGATATGTCAATAGCCGATACAAATGATAGTTTAGAGTTTGAGAATATGTTGAAACATATAATGGACACTTGGCAACGACAACGAGTAGAGGCCATAGTTCAGCTATTGCGTTATGTTGTGAATCTCTTATGGTTATTGGACATCCAAGCAATGGTTATTGCCAAACCCTTAAGTAGTCTAAAAGTAGAAAGAGATGCATTACAAAATAAGCTAATGAGTGAGCTCACTACAAATGAAGTCATTTGTTGTGATATTGTACGTATGGGTCCAGTTGCATTTGCTGAATTTTGTGGAAAGATCAGAGCTACTGGCTTGCTTAAAGACTTTAGACATTCTACAGTGGAAGAGCAATTAGCTAAGTTCTTGCATATTTTAGGCCAAAACTTTAAAAATAGCGTATTGGGATTTTATTTCCATCGCTCAGGTGAGACAATAAGTCGTCATTTCCATAATGTCTTAAGAGCAGTAGTGGCACTAGAAGCTGAGTTTCTTAGCCTACCAAATGAAACTGAAGTTCCCCctcaaattttgaataataaTAGATTCTATCTGTACTTCAAG GATTGTGTTGGTCCATTAGATGGAACACATATTCAAGTTAAAGTGCCTAAAAAACATGCCCCTAGATTTCGAGGGAGAAAAGAATGGCCTATACAAAATGTATTAGTAGCATGTTCTTTGGATATGAAATTCACTTATGTGTTGCCTGGTTGGGAAGGAATTGCCTCTGACTCAAGAATCCTAAAAAATGGGCTGGTTAGGGAAGATAAACTTGTAATTCCTCAAGGTATGTGCAATTGA